One genomic region from Natrinema caseinilyticum encodes:
- a CDS encoding DUF7557 family protein has translation MTNTLEISDDLMERLDAHCEEGQSHEELIEELVSMYETEGAFLQEGYSE, from the coding sequence ATGACAAATACACTCGAGATAAGCGACGATCTGATGGAGCGACTCGACGCCCACTGTGAGGAGGGACAATCCCACGAGGAACTCATCGAAGAACTGGTTTCGATGTACGAAACGGAGGGCGCCTTCCTGCAGGAAGGCTACTCCGAGTGA
- a CDS encoding cation diffusion facilitator family transporter → MDRRGAVRRVGAVVLAVNLVLAAAKGAVWWTTGSYAVGSEAVNSAADALYSVVVLAGLYVTTQPPDFGHPHGHERIEPFVSLFVAAGVFAAGGTLIYGSATTLLAGEYAVVVGPWAVGVLAASAVAKYGLYRYCLRVADAYNSPAMTATALDNRTDILTAVAALSGVLGAIAGYPLLDPLAGSVVAVGVLYTGYDIVRDNVDYLVGAAPPPELREEILRRTFTHPGVRGAHDIVAHYVGPEVDVSLHIEVAGDLTLQEAHDLESAVAATIRTIPEVDDVFVHVDPQDVDEPNDGGRPEHLDRE, encoded by the coding sequence ATGGATCGACGGGGTGCCGTCCGGCGCGTCGGCGCTGTGGTGCTCGCCGTGAACCTCGTGCTGGCCGCTGCGAAGGGCGCGGTATGGTGGACGACCGGAAGCTACGCGGTCGGCTCGGAGGCGGTCAACAGCGCCGCCGACGCCCTCTACAGCGTCGTCGTACTCGCCGGGCTCTACGTCACTACGCAGCCACCGGACTTCGGACATCCGCACGGACACGAACGCATCGAGCCGTTCGTCTCGCTGTTCGTCGCCGCGGGGGTGTTCGCCGCGGGCGGTACACTCATCTACGGGTCGGCCACGACGCTCCTGGCCGGCGAGTACGCCGTCGTCGTCGGTCCGTGGGCGGTCGGCGTGCTCGCCGCGAGCGCGGTGGCGAAGTACGGGCTCTACCGCTACTGTCTGCGAGTCGCCGACGCGTACAACTCGCCCGCTATGACCGCGACGGCGCTCGATAACCGAACCGACATCCTCACCGCGGTCGCGGCGCTGTCGGGCGTGCTCGGCGCGATAGCGGGATATCCCCTTCTCGATCCGCTCGCGGGCTCCGTCGTCGCGGTGGGCGTTCTCTACACGGGGTACGACATCGTGAGGGACAACGTCGATTACCTCGTCGGTGCCGCGCCGCCACCGGAACTCCGCGAGGAGATACTCCGGCGGACGTTCACCCATCCGGGGGTCCGCGGTGCCCACGACATCGTCGCCCATTACGTCGGCCCGGAGGTCGACGTCAGTCTTCACATCGAGGTCGCGGGCGACCTCACGCTCCAGGAGGCACACGACCTCGAGTCTGCGGTCGCAGCGACCATCCGTACCATCCCGGAAGTCGACGACGTGTTCGTCCACGTCGATCCGCAGGACGTCGACGAACCGAACGATGGCGGACGGCCGGAGCACCTCGATCGGGAGTGA
- the uvrA gene encoding excinuclease ABC subunit UvrA yields the protein MSKDTIEVRGAEEHNLKDLDVSIPRESFTVVTGLSGSGKSSLAFETVYAEGQRRYIESLSAYARNFLGQMDKPQVETVEGLSPAISIDQKNAANNPRSTVGTVTELHDYLRLLYARVGTPHCPECGREVGEQSAQNMVERILELPDGTKAKLAAPVVRDQKGAFEDLFEELVSEGYARVEIDGEEHDLTLDEPDLDENFDHTIDVIVDRVKVSAEDRPRIIDSVETALDEADGVLKVILPDASADVAADLGEEARRTGALGDETENDDRFVVEFSKDLACTHCGIDVPEIETRSFSFNSPHGACPECEGLGETKEIDENLVLQDESKPLKHAFEPWSYNRSYYRTRLDAVAEHFGVSLSTPFEDLDADVKQAFLYGTDGQVLFERQTKNGTRRKRKRFEGVVPNLERRYIETDSDSTRDHIEDYMSVTECPACDGTRLKPASRAVLVDETAITEINAMSIGDALEHFESLEADLTEREKVIAEEILKEIRARLGFMCEVGLEYLTLDREASTLSGGESQRIRLATQIGSGLVGVLYVLDEPSIGLHQRDNDRLLDTLEELRDLGNTLLVVEHDEETMRRADNVIDMGPGPGKRGGEVVANGPVEEVKATEGSITGEYLSGRRQIPVPDERRDPGGALTIRGARQHNLKDLDVDIPLGCFTAITGVSGSGKSTLMHEVLYKGLARRMNDNTSVIPGDHDALEGLEEIETVRLIDQSPIGRTPRSNPATYTNVFDYIRELFAETKLAKQRGYEKGRFSFNVKGGRCEECGGQGTVKIEMNFLSDVYVPCEECDGARYNDATLDVTYKGATIADVLEMSVEEAYDFFESTSQIRRRLKLLKDVGLDYMKLGQPSTTLSGGEAQRIKLAEELGKKDSGETLYLLDEPTTGLHSADERKLIDVLHRLTDNGNTVAVIEHELDLVKNADHIIDLGPEGGENGGEIVATGTPEDVARLEDSHTGRYLRDLLPKVDLEGPRGERVEPVSAPMDDD from the coding sequence ATGAGCAAGGACACAATCGAAGTACGAGGTGCGGAAGAACACAACCTCAAGGACCTCGACGTTTCGATCCCCCGCGAATCGTTCACCGTCGTCACCGGCCTCTCGGGGTCGGGCAAGTCCTCACTGGCGTTCGAGACGGTCTACGCGGAAGGGCAGCGCCGATACATCGAGAGCCTCTCGGCGTACGCACGGAACTTCCTGGGTCAGATGGACAAACCCCAGGTCGAGACCGTCGAGGGGCTCTCGCCGGCGATCTCGATCGACCAGAAAAACGCCGCGAACAACCCCCGTTCGACCGTCGGGACGGTCACGGAACTGCACGACTACCTGCGATTGCTCTACGCCCGCGTCGGCACGCCTCACTGTCCCGAGTGCGGTCGCGAAGTCGGCGAGCAGTCGGCCCAGAACATGGTCGAACGCATCCTCGAGCTCCCCGACGGGACGAAGGCCAAACTCGCCGCCCCGGTCGTCCGCGACCAGAAGGGCGCGTTCGAAGACCTCTTCGAGGAACTCGTCTCGGAGGGGTACGCTCGCGTCGAGATCGACGGCGAGGAACACGACCTCACCCTCGACGAGCCGGACTTGGACGAGAACTTCGACCACACGATCGACGTGATCGTCGACCGCGTGAAAGTTTCGGCGGAAGACAGACCGCGGATCATCGACAGCGTCGAAACGGCGCTCGACGAGGCCGACGGGGTGCTGAAGGTTATTCTTCCGGACGCCTCGGCCGACGTCGCCGCGGACCTCGGCGAGGAGGCCCGGCGGACCGGCGCACTCGGTGACGAGACCGAGAACGACGACCGGTTCGTCGTCGAGTTCTCGAAGGACCTGGCCTGCACCCACTGCGGGATCGACGTGCCGGAGATCGAGACCCGCTCCTTTTCTTTCAACTCGCCCCACGGCGCGTGTCCCGAGTGCGAAGGCTTAGGCGAGACCAAAGAGATCGACGAGAACCTCGTCCTGCAAGACGAGTCAAAGCCGCTCAAGCACGCCTTCGAGCCCTGGAGCTACAACAGGTCGTACTACAGGACGCGACTCGACGCCGTCGCCGAGCACTTCGGCGTCTCGCTGTCGACGCCGTTCGAGGATCTCGACGCGGACGTAAAGCAGGCGTTTCTCTACGGGACGGACGGTCAGGTGCTGTTCGAGCGACAGACCAAGAACGGCACTCGACGGAAGCGAAAGCGCTTCGAGGGTGTCGTTCCGAACCTGGAGCGACGATATATCGAGACCGATTCGGACTCGACGCGGGACCACATCGAAGACTACATGTCGGTCACGGAGTGTCCGGCCTGCGACGGCACCCGCCTCAAGCCCGCGAGCCGTGCCGTGCTGGTCGACGAAACCGCGATCACGGAGATCAACGCGATGAGCATCGGGGACGCCCTCGAGCACTTCGAGTCGCTCGAGGCGGATCTCACCGAGCGCGAGAAGGTGATCGCCGAGGAGATTTTGAAAGAGATCCGCGCCCGCCTCGGATTCATGTGCGAGGTCGGCCTCGAGTATCTCACGCTCGACCGCGAGGCCTCGACGCTCTCCGGCGGGGAGAGCCAGCGCATCCGGCTGGCCACGCAGATCGGCTCCGGCCTCGTCGGGGTGTTGTACGTCCTCGACGAACCGTCGATCGGTCTCCACCAGCGGGACAACGACCGGCTGCTGGATACCCTCGAGGAGTTGCGCGATCTGGGGAACACCCTGCTGGTCGTCGAACACGACGAGGAGACGATGCGCAGGGCGGACAACGTGATCGACATGGGGCCCGGCCCGGGAAAGCGCGGCGGCGAGGTCGTCGCCAACGGGCCGGTCGAGGAGGTCAAAGCCACCGAGGGATCGATAACGGGTGAGTACCTTTCTGGGCGCCGGCAGATCCCGGTCCCCGACGAACGACGGGATCCCGGCGGCGCGCTGACGATCCGCGGCGCGCGCCAGCACAATCTGAAGGACCTCGACGTCGACATCCCGCTCGGTTGTTTTACCGCGATCACGGGCGTCTCCGGGTCCGGGAAGTCCACGCTCATGCACGAGGTCCTCTACAAGGGTCTCGCCCGCCGGATGAACGACAACACGTCCGTCATCCCGGGCGACCACGACGCCCTCGAGGGACTCGAAGAGATCGAGACGGTCCGGCTGATCGACCAGTCGCCGATCGGCCGGACGCCTCGCTCGAATCCGGCGACGTACACGAACGTCTTCGATTACATCCGCGAGTTGTTCGCGGAGACGAAACTCGCCAAACAGCGCGGCTACGAGAAGGGCCGGTTCTCGTTCAACGTCAAGGGCGGCCGCTGCGAGGAGTGCGGCGGACAGGGCACCGTCAAGATCGAGATGAACTTCCTCTCGGACGTGTACGTCCCCTGTGAGGAGTGCGACGGCGCGCGATACAACGACGCCACGCTCGACGTCACCTACAAGGGCGCGACCATCGCCGACGTCCTCGAGATGTCGGTCGAGGAGGCCTACGACTTCTTCGAGTCCACGAGCCAGATCCGGCGCCGCCTCAAACTGCTGAAGGACGTCGGGCTGGATTACATGAAACTCGGCCAGCCCTCGACGACGCTTTCCGGCGGCGAAGCCCAGCGAATCAAGCTCGCCGAGGAACTCGGCAAGAAGGATTCGGGCGAGACGCTCTACTTGCTCGACGAACCGACGACCGGTCTCCACTCGGCGGACGAGCGAAAGCTCATCGACGTCCTCCACCGGCTCACCGACAACGGCAACACCGTCGCCGTCATCGAACACGAACTGGACCTCGTCAAAAACGCCGACCACATCATCGATCTCGGCCCCGAGGGCGGCGAGAACGGCGGCGAAATCGTCGCCACCGGCACGCCGGAGGACGTCGCCCGTCTCGAGGACTCCCACACCGGTCGCTACCTGCGCGATCTGCTCCCGAAGGTCGACCTCGAGGGACCGCGCGGCGAACGCGTCGAACCCGTGTCGGCGCCGATGGACGACGACTGA
- a CDS encoding enoyl-CoA hydratase/isomerase family protein, with translation MATYGPNDTVSLAIDDGVAEIRLEDPDRYNVFSPRLSEDLLAHFEEVGDREDVSAVALTAEGSTFCAGLDLDIVQGDDPAALDALRQNLGAARNWLSESTLPVVTGATGAAPGAGAILLARSDIRVVGEDVGIWWPENQLGMKAYGEAVFLVSALGAPKATETILMGDEAKLTAEEAHTLGLVNRVVPAEDVDDTVREMAGVIAEYDRQHGLTSEYMQAIQHARREENGASQVYAAQLERSLNVD, from the coding sequence ATGGCGACCTACGGTCCCAACGACACGGTATCGCTCGCAATCGACGACGGCGTCGCCGAGATTCGGCTCGAAGACCCTGATCGATACAACGTCTTCTCACCCAGGCTGTCGGAGGACCTTCTGGCCCACTTCGAGGAGGTCGGGGATCGGGAAGACGTCTCGGCGGTCGCGCTCACCGCCGAGGGCTCCACCTTCTGTGCCGGACTCGACCTCGACATCGTGCAGGGCGACGACCCGGCCGCGCTCGACGCACTCCGGCAGAACCTCGGTGCCGCCAGGAACTGGCTCTCCGAGAGCACGCTCCCAGTTGTCACGGGGGCGACCGGTGCGGCACCCGGCGCGGGGGCCATCCTCCTCGCGCGCTCGGACATCCGCGTGGTGGGTGAGGACGTCGGCATCTGGTGGCCGGAGAACCAGCTCGGAATGAAGGCGTACGGGGAGGCGGTCTTTCTCGTCTCGGCCCTCGGCGCACCGAAGGCGACCGAGACCATCCTCATGGGTGACGAGGCGAAGCTCACCGCAGAGGAGGCGCACACGCTCGGGCTCGTCAACCGGGTCGTCCCCGCCGAGGACGTGGACGACACCGTCCGCGAGATGGCCGGCGTCATCGCCGAATACGACCGCCAGCACGGGCTCACGAGCGAGTACATGCAGGCCATCCAGCACGCGCGCCGCGAGGAGAACGGTGCCAGCCAGGTGTACGCCGCACAGCTCGAGCGGTCGCTGAACGTCGACTGA
- a CDS encoding zinc ribbon domain-containing protein, with protein MTESTDAVADDRDEQFDDTDSDRESEADAEVKMDSGAEDESGVEVETGSEPTNGTSGGYDPARTNTNTQFCMNCGEEISEQAAVCTNCGVAVNSSADSNSVEKNPGLAALASAVITGGGQIYNGELAKGILLMVVQVINVILMFVLIGLITFPITWVYSVWDAYKTAERMNEEGVNA; from the coding sequence ATGACAGAATCCACCGACGCAGTAGCCGACGATCGAGACGAACAGTTCGACGACACAGACTCAGACAGAGAATCTGAAGCAGACGCGGAAGTCAAGATGGATTCAGGAGCAGAAGACGAATCTGGCGTAGAAGTAGAGACGGGTTCAGAACCGACCAATGGCACGAGCGGGGGATATGACCCTGCACGAACGAATACGAACACTCAGTTCTGTATGAACTGTGGTGAGGAGATTTCGGAACAGGCAGCGGTCTGTACGAACTGTGGTGTCGCTGTCAATTCGAGTGCGGATTCGAACTCGGTTGAAAAGAATCCTGGGCTTGCTGCTCTTGCATCAGCCGTTATCACTGGCGGTGGCCAAATCTATAACGGCGAACTCGCCAAGGGCATCTTGCTAATGGTCGTTCAGGTCATCAATGTGATTCTAATGTTCGTTCTGATTGGCCTAATCACGTTCCCCATTACCTGGGTCTACAGTGTCTGGGACGCCTACAAGACCGCTGAACGAATGAACGAAGAAGGAGTGAATGCATAG
- a CDS encoding UPF0175 family protein → MENVTARMSDEELDLLDRLAEQRGSGRSDAIREAVRRGAREELVRIALERYREGDVGMRGAAEIAGVSISRMMSEANDRNVLSNYDEADLAEDVDALR, encoded by the coding sequence ATGGAGAACGTCACGGCACGAATGAGCGACGAGGAACTCGATCTCCTCGACCGGCTCGCCGAACAACGCGGCAGCGGGCGAAGCGACGCGATACGAGAAGCGGTCCGACGCGGAGCACGCGAGGAACTCGTTCGGATCGCCCTCGAGCGCTACCGTGAGGGCGATGTCGGAATGCGCGGTGCTGCGGAAATCGCCGGCGTGTCGATCTCGCGGATGATGTCCGAAGCGAACGACCGAAACGTCCTCTCGAACTACGACGAAGCCGATCTGGCGGAAGACGTGGACGCCCTCCGATGA
- a CDS encoding FxLYD domain-containing protein, protein MNRRKFITIAASTGTIAALAGCASSEDDSDTASGDRNTNEDTGGNGNGNDNGDGGDGSSGVEILTHNVVESDIGSYVEIHGEIQNNTGEEQSYVEIRARFRDEDGTRVDDAFTNFTDVANGETLRFEIMTTLEPNEFAEYELETSTSPF, encoded by the coding sequence ATGAACCGACGAAAATTCATCACGATCGCTGCATCGACTGGAACTATCGCCGCTCTTGCTGGTTGCGCATCCAGTGAGGACGATTCTGACACCGCGTCGGGTGACAGAAATACTAACGAAGATACTGGTGGCAACGGCAATGGTAATGATAACGGCGACGGCGGAGATGGGTCAAGCGGAGTTGAAATTCTGACCCACAACGTTGTCGAGTCCGATATCGGCAGCTACGTCGAAATCCACGGCGAAATCCAGAACAATACGGGCGAAGAGCAGTCCTACGTCGAGATTCGGGCACGATTCCGTGACGAGGATGGTACTCGCGTTGACGACGCGTTCACTAACTTCACGGATGTTGCAAACGGAGAGACGCTTCGCTTCGAAATCATGACCACACTCGAGCCGAACGAGTTCGCGGAATACGAACTCGAAACGAGCACTTCCCCATTCTGA
- a CDS encoding universal stress protein, with the protein MHLLVALEDSEPGWAALEFACTEHADDELTVLHAVDPTNSSYGEVAHLGADALLERLRDEATELLADAEERAAEDDCAVETAVAVGQPADEIVSYAADNDVDLIVVGSHGRTGFSRVLLGSVAERVGRQAPVPVTIVR; encoded by the coding sequence ATGCACCTGCTGGTCGCCCTCGAGGACTCGGAGCCGGGATGGGCGGCGCTCGAGTTCGCGTGTACGGAACACGCTGACGACGAACTGACGGTACTTCACGCCGTCGACCCGACGAACAGCAGTTACGGTGAGGTCGCACACCTCGGAGCGGATGCGCTACTCGAGCGACTGCGCGACGAGGCGACGGAGTTACTCGCCGACGCCGAGGAGCGCGCGGCGGAAGACGACTGCGCTGTCGAGACGGCGGTGGCCGTCGGCCAGCCCGCGGACGAAATCGTCTCCTACGCCGCGGACAACGACGTCGACCTGATCGTCGTCGGGAGCCACGGCCGAACCGGGTTCTCGAGAGTGTTGCTGGGGAGCGTGGCCGAACGGGTCGGTCGACAGGCGCCCGTCCCGGTGACGATCGTGAGGTAG
- a CDS encoding aminotransferase class V-fold PLP-dependent enzyme: protein MEPRDLRETMPALESSVYCNWGAGGPSPRRVVEAAESALEYHEYEAPAAEGMYPAAVDVYDDARAAVADLLGCAPSEIALTQSTTDGINRVAGALEWTEDDVVVRTDLEHSAGVLPWQRLEREAGVDVRVLETEAGRLALDDVKAVAAEATLICVSSVTWTHGTRLPIGEIVDIAHDEDALVLVDAVQSPGQGPVDVREWGADFVVAAGHKWLLGPFGAGFLFVRDGVERDLVPAAIGYRSVADEDDGDYRYAAGAQRFEIGTASPAPHAGLTEAIDVLEDVGIDAIQRRVEALTDRLKDGLTDDRLLSPRSYESGLITIDVAEPEQEVDRLADRGIVVRSLPKPDAIRASIHAYNTSEDVDAVLEAL from the coding sequence ATGGAGCCACGTGATCTCCGCGAGACGATGCCCGCTCTGGAGTCGAGCGTCTACTGCAACTGGGGTGCCGGCGGACCGAGCCCCCGCCGCGTCGTCGAAGCGGCCGAATCTGCACTCGAGTATCACGAATACGAAGCGCCCGCGGCGGAGGGGATGTATCCCGCGGCGGTCGACGTGTACGACGACGCGCGAGCGGCGGTCGCCGACCTGCTCGGGTGCGCGCCGAGCGAGATCGCGCTCACGCAGAGTACGACCGACGGGATCAACCGGGTCGCGGGCGCGCTCGAGTGGACCGAAGACGACGTCGTCGTCAGGACCGACCTCGAGCACTCGGCGGGCGTTCTGCCGTGGCAGCGTCTCGAACGCGAAGCGGGGGTCGACGTGCGAGTTCTCGAGACCGAGGCGGGGCGACTCGCGCTCGACGACGTGAAGGCCGTCGCGGCGGAAGCGACGCTGATCTGCGTGAGTTCGGTGACGTGGACCCACGGCACCCGACTGCCGATCGGCGAAATCGTCGACATCGCCCACGACGAGGACGCGCTGGTGCTGGTCGACGCCGTGCAATCGCCCGGCCAGGGCCCGGTCGACGTCCGCGAGTGGGGCGCCGACTTCGTCGTCGCGGCGGGCCACAAGTGGCTGCTCGGGCCGTTCGGCGCGGGCTTTCTCTTCGTCCGCGACGGGGTCGAGCGGGACCTCGTTCCGGCAGCGATCGGCTACCGGAGCGTCGCGGACGAAGACGACGGCGACTACCGCTACGCTGCCGGAGCACAGCGGTTCGAAATCGGAACGGCGAGTCCGGCGCCGCACGCCGGGCTCACGGAAGCCATCGACGTGCTCGAGGACGTCGGAATCGACGCGATCCAGCGGCGAGTCGAAGCCCTCACCGATCGGCTCAAAGACGGCCTGACGGACGACCGACTGCTCAGTCCCCGATCGTACGAATCGGGACTGATAACGATCGACGTCGCCGAGCCCGAGCAGGAGGTGGACAGACTCGCCGACCGCGGGATCGTCGTCAGATCCCTCCCGAAGCCGGACGCGATCCGCGCGTCGATTCACGCCTACAACACCAGCGAGGACGTAGACGCGGTGCTCGAGGCGCTGTGA
- a CDS encoding ribonucleotide-diphosphate reductase subunit beta → MPIEYSQREKSYELYRKGKREGTWDPDDYDLEGDRADWQQFSDEEQHRFLATCSGFYDGEEDVTRTLAPYMMALDALPNEEMPFDTVQEEMYLAQQVYEEAKHTDLFSRYFEEVFDTQETAPYREGGYQEQGYSTDNLYDTADDLMAAIDSGDRTELVYALGEAYLNYMGIVEAQLARGGYLSFDQMIELKAEQMGRDVVLESFQESIGKVRQDETRHIENGRWILQQLTEAEPDIVADVYEPRIEEYVENRLLSGPLYEDQPFEGYDQHKIGKQVVQYLQDTIDYIGADQFDRYDDVRAAMKKQQAAD, encoded by the coding sequence ATGCCAATCGAATACAGCCAGCGCGAGAAGTCCTACGAACTGTATCGGAAAGGAAAGCGAGAGGGAACGTGGGACCCGGACGATTACGACCTCGAGGGAGACCGAGCCGACTGGCAGCAGTTCTCCGACGAGGAGCAACACCGATTCCTCGCGACGTGTTCGGGATTTTACGACGGCGAGGAGGACGTTACGCGGACGCTCGCACCGTACATGATGGCGCTGGACGCCCTCCCGAACGAGGAGATGCCCTTCGACACCGTCCAGGAGGAGATGTACCTGGCTCAGCAGGTCTACGAGGAGGCCAAGCACACCGACCTGTTCAGTCGGTACTTCGAGGAAGTCTTCGACACGCAAGAGACCGCGCCGTACCGTGAGGGTGGGTATCAAGAGCAGGGCTACAGCACGGACAACCTCTACGACACCGCGGACGACCTGATGGCCGCGATTGACAGTGGCGACCGAACCGAACTCGTCTACGCACTCGGCGAGGCGTATCTGAATTACATGGGCATCGTCGAGGCCCAACTCGCCCGCGGTGGCTACCTCAGTTTCGACCAGATGATCGAACTGAAAGCCGAGCAGATGGGTCGAGACGTCGTCCTCGAGTCGTTCCAGGAGTCGATCGGGAAGGTCCGCCAGGACGAGACGCGCCACATCGAGAACGGCCGCTGGATCCTCCAGCAACTGACCGAAGCCGAACCCGACATCGTCGCGGACGTCTACGAACCGCGCATCGAGGAGTACGTCGAAAACCGGCTGCTCTCCGGGCCCCTCTACGAGGACCAGCCCTTCGAGGGCTACGATCAGCACAAGATCGGCAAACAGGTCGTCCAGTATTTACAGGACACCATCGACTACATCGGTGCCGATCAGTTCGACCGGTACGACGACGTTCGGGCCGCGATGAAGAAACAGCAGGCTGCCGACTGA
- a CDS encoding DUF3368 domain-containing protein produces MPTTVVAEVTSEPAASELENATGEWVTTATLVEDGTGIDERADHLETAAIHLDRSSNPEDWGGDVPLLAAALSHEELVIVTDDKPLRKTCKVLSIPVTGSLGILIRAVERGDLDPATAKGKLEAMDEVGARLSVRLLRRAERLIDDAA; encoded by the coding sequence ATGCCAACGACTGTCGTCGCTGAAGTAACCTCGGAACCCGCCGCGAGCGAACTCGAGAACGCAACAGGCGAGTGGGTGACGACAGCGACGCTGGTCGAGGACGGTACGGGTATCGATGAGCGGGCTGACCACCTCGAGACGGCTGCGATTCACCTCGACAGATCATCGAATCCTGAAGATTGGGGCGGTGACGTCCCGTTATTGGCAGCGGCTCTCTCTCACGAGGAACTGGTGATCGTTACTGACGATAAGCCCCTCCGAAAGACCTGCAAGGTTCTGTCGATCCCCGTCACCGGCTCCCTCGGGATTCTCATTCGCGCCGTCGAACGCGGTGATCTCGACCCTGCCACGGCGAAAGGCAAACTGGAAGCCATGGACGAGGTCGGTGCACGACTTAGTGTCCGCCTGCTTCGTCGTGCGGAGCGATTGATCGACGATGCGGCATAA
- a CDS encoding CBS domain-containing protein, with protein MEDIFVARVMSTTVHTVTPDTLVETAAQVMLDKGIGSVVVVDDDNRLEGILTTTDFVRIVSERQPKDQTPVSTYMSTDVITTSAQDRIRDAADTMVDHDFHHIPVVDDEEGVIGMVTTSDLAGYLSRVQAPSPSE; from the coding sequence ATGGAGGATATTTTCGTCGCTCGAGTCATGTCCACGACGGTGCACACCGTGACACCGGACACGCTCGTCGAAACGGCCGCCCAGGTGATGCTCGACAAGGGAATCGGTTCGGTCGTCGTCGTCGACGACGACAACCGACTCGAGGGGATACTGACGACGACGGACTTCGTCCGGATCGTCTCCGAGCGACAGCCGAAAGATCAGACGCCGGTTTCGACGTACATGAGTACGGACGTGATCACGACCTCGGCACAGGATCGCATTCGAGACGCGGCGGACACGATGGTCGATCACGACTTCCACCACATCCCCGTGGTCGACGACGAGGAAGGCGTCATCGGGATGGTCACGACGTCCGATCTGGCCGGCTACCTCTCGCGCGTTCAGGCGCCGAGTCCCAGCGAGTAG